The following are encoded together in the Methylorubrum sp. B1-46 genome:
- a CDS encoding trimeric intracellular cation channel family protein codes for MFETATATLDWLGLIVFTITGALVASRKEMDFVGFAVLGTATGIGGGTLRDLLLGSPVFWTQRPSALLACLGISCAVFFFAHIPQSRYRTLVRLDALGLALFAVAGAEKAIQAGAGSAVAVVMGVVTATFGGVIRDLLGGDSPVILSREIYASAAGAGALTYVSLAALGAPRELALGSGFLVALLLRALSLRLGWTLPRYRPRARRPYS; via the coding sequence ATGTTCGAGACCGCGACTGCGACCCTGGATTGGCTGGGGCTGATCGTCTTCACGATCACCGGTGCCCTGGTGGCCTCCCGCAAGGAGATGGACTTCGTCGGCTTCGCCGTGCTGGGCACCGCGACGGGGATCGGGGGCGGAACGCTCCGCGACCTGCTGCTCGGATCGCCCGTGTTCTGGACGCAGCGGCCGAGCGCGCTCCTGGCGTGCCTCGGCATCTCCTGTGCCGTGTTCTTCTTTGCGCATATCCCGCAATCCCGCTACCGCACCCTGGTCCGGCTCGATGCCCTAGGTCTCGCGCTCTTCGCGGTAGCCGGCGCCGAGAAGGCCATCCAGGCCGGGGCCGGCAGCGCCGTGGCCGTCGTCATGGGCGTGGTGACCGCGACCTTCGGCGGCGTGATCCGCGATCTCCTCGGAGGCGACAGCCCGGTGATCCTCAGCCGGGAGATCTACGCCTCGGCGGCGGGCGCCGGTGCGCTCACCTACGTCTCCCTGGCCGCGCTCGGCGCGCCGCGGGAACTCGCCCTCGGCTCCGGCTTCCTCGTCGCCCTGCTCCTGCGGGCGCTCTCCCTCCGCCTGGGATGGACGCTGCCGCGATATCGTCCTCGCGCCCGCCGCCCCTATTCTTGA
- a CDS encoding HlyD family secretion protein, which yields MPRFLALTFRLVVTLGMVAVAVVVGLALWDYYMEAPWTRDGRVRADVVAVAPDVSGLVTEVLVQDNQVVKRGDVLFRIDPDRFALALRQAEAMVAGKQATMEQASADYARYTKLSDAAVSQQRVEAARAADLEAKAAYGQASADRDLARLNLERSAVKASVNGRITNMELRPGAYVTTGRGVMALIDSDTIRVEGYFEETKLPRIHVGDRARIRLMGERATLTGRVESFAGGIEDRERTAGSNLLASVNPTFAWVRLAQRIPVRIKLDSVADEVRLVSGRTATVSVEPEGEAPGFDPLRLWRGEPAAPSPTGAR from the coding sequence ATGCCCCGGTTCCTTGCCCTCACCTTCCGCCTCGTCGTCACGCTCGGGATGGTCGCCGTCGCCGTCGTCGTTGGCCTGGCGCTGTGGGACTACTACATGGAGGCCCCCTGGACCCGGGACGGGCGCGTGCGCGCCGACGTGGTCGCGGTCGCCCCCGATGTCTCGGGCCTCGTCACCGAGGTGCTGGTCCAAGACAATCAGGTGGTGAAGCGCGGCGACGTGCTGTTCCGCATCGATCCCGACCGCTTCGCCCTCGCCCTGCGGCAGGCGGAGGCGATGGTGGCGGGCAAGCAGGCGACGATGGAGCAGGCCTCCGCCGACTATGCCCGCTACACCAAGCTCAGCGACGCCGCCGTGTCGCAGCAGAGGGTCGAGGCGGCCCGTGCGGCCGACCTGGAGGCCAAGGCCGCCTACGGGCAGGCGAGCGCCGACCGGGATCTCGCCCGGCTCAACTTGGAGCGCTCCGCCGTGAAGGCCTCGGTCAACGGCCGCATCACCAACATGGAATTGCGGCCCGGCGCCTACGTCACCACCGGCCGGGGCGTGATGGCGCTCATCGACAGCGACACAATCCGGGTCGAGGGCTATTTCGAGGAGACCAAGCTACCGCGCATCCATGTCGGGGATCGGGCCCGCATCCGGCTGATGGGCGAGCGCGCCACGCTGACGGGCCGGGTCGAGAGTTTTGCGGGCGGCATCGAGGACCGCGAGCGCACCGCCGGCTCCAACCTGCTCGCCAGCGTGAACCCGACCTTCGCCTGGGTGCGCCTCGCCCAGCGCATCCCGGTCCGGATCAAGCTCGACAGCGTCGCCGACGAGGTCCGGCTCGTCTCCGGCCGGACGGCGACGGTCTCGGTCGAGCCGGAGGGGGAGGCGCCGGGGTTCGACCCGCTGCGGCTCTGGCGCGGGGAGCCGGCCGCCCCCTCGCCCACCGGTGCGCGTTGA
- a CDS encoding L,D-transpeptidase, which translates to MPATRRSLLLAAALLAPGRAHAFFWDSAPEPKAPEPVEPAANRDAWFIGEIPDEPFNVPMVDLTLVPAQYRRQIVIYDGPERAGTLVVDTHQRFLFLVREDRTALRYGIGVGRAGFTWSGVAVVKRKAKWPGWRPTPAMLKRRPETPRYVEPGIHNPLGCRALYLYQGDRDTLYRIHGTNEPWTVGGTDSSGCIRLLNEDIHDLYGRVPLGTTVVVKTAQPEVMVQREWDGPTRSDNQVLLFR; encoded by the coding sequence ATGCCGGCCACCCGCCGCTCCCTTCTCCTCGCCGCCGCCCTCCTGGCCCCGGGCCGCGCGCACGCCTTCTTCTGGGACTCCGCCCCGGAGCCCAAGGCTCCGGAACCAGTCGAACCGGCCGCGAACCGCGACGCGTGGTTCATCGGCGAGATCCCGGACGAGCCCTTCAACGTGCCGATGGTCGATCTGACCCTCGTTCCGGCGCAGTACCGTCGGCAGATCGTAATTTACGACGGCCCGGAGCGCGCCGGCACGCTGGTCGTCGACACGCACCAGCGCTTCCTCTTCCTCGTCCGCGAGGACCGGACCGCCCTGCGCTACGGCATCGGGGTGGGCCGGGCCGGCTTCACCTGGTCGGGTGTCGCGGTGGTCAAGCGCAAGGCGAAATGGCCGGGCTGGCGCCCGACGCCGGCCATGCTGAAGCGGCGGCCCGAAACCCCGCGCTACGTCGAGCCCGGCATCCACAACCCGCTCGGCTGCCGCGCGCTCTACCTCTACCAGGGCGACCGCGACACGCTCTACCGCATCCATGGCACCAACGAGCCCTGGACCGTCGGCGGCACCGATTCATCCGGCTGCATCCGCCTCCTCAACGAGGACATCCACGACCTCTACGGCCGCGTTCCGCTCGGCACGACGGTCGTCGTGAAGACCGCGCAGCCGGAGGTGATGGTGCAGCGCGAGTGGGACGGCCCAACCCGCTCCGACAACCAGGTGCTGCTGTTCCGCTAG
- a CDS encoding urease accessory protein UreD, whose translation MALHEALGRLDGARELRGFQTEPAQMRAGAPGKVGQLRLGFALRDGRSDLHDLYRVAPLLVQQALHWDEAMPELPVCPIISVGGGILQGDRYTIEIAVGEGACAHVSTQGANRIHCMDANYAAQHQSVTVAAGGYLEYLPDVTIPYRGSRFLSRTEIVVAESATLLYGEMVLAGRKHHHAEERFGFDLLSMDVALRRPDGRKLFAEKILIERGDPTIGFAGVMRGFDAFANILCVTPPETATRIKARFETNFSGEAPRAVSGVSRLPNAAGLMLRAVGVESYDVRHEVRRFWRIVREEARGRTLPAEPYWR comes from the coding sequence ATGGCGCTCCACGAAGCCCTCGGCCGTCTCGACGGGGCGCGTGAACTGCGCGGGTTCCAGACCGAGCCGGCGCAGATGCGGGCGGGGGCGCCCGGCAAGGTCGGACAACTGCGCCTCGGCTTCGCGCTGCGCGACGGGCGCTCGGACCTGCACGACCTCTACCGGGTTGCCCCGCTGCTGGTGCAGCAGGCGCTCCACTGGGACGAGGCGATGCCGGAGCTGCCGGTCTGCCCGATCATCTCGGTCGGGGGCGGCATCCTCCAGGGCGACCGCTACACGATCGAGATCGCGGTGGGGGAGGGCGCCTGCGCGCACGTCTCGACGCAGGGCGCCAACCGCATCCACTGCATGGACGCGAACTACGCGGCGCAGCACCAGAGCGTGACGGTGGCGGCCGGCGGCTATCTCGAATACCTGCCGGACGTCACCATCCCCTATCGCGGCTCGCGCTTCCTCTCCCGCACGGAGATCGTCGTCGCGGAAAGCGCCACGCTTCTCTACGGCGAGATGGTGCTGGCGGGCCGCAAGCATCACCATGCCGAGGAACGCTTCGGCTTCGATCTGCTGTCGATGGACGTGGCTCTCCGCCGGCCCGACGGGCGCAAGCTGTTTGCGGAAAAGATCCTGATCGAGCGGGGCGACCCGACGATCGGCTTCGCGGGGGTGATGCGCGGCTTCGACGCCTTCGCCAACATCCTCTGCGTGACGCCGCCCGAGACCGCCACGCGCATCAAGGCGCGGTTCGAGACCAACTTCTCCGGCGAGGCGCCGCGGGCGGTCTCCGGTGTGAGCCGCCTGCCCAACGCCGCCGGGCTGATGCTGCGCGCGGTCGGGGTCGAGAGCTACGACGTCCGCCACGAGGTCCGCCGGTTCTGGCGCATCGTGCGCGAGGAGGCCCGCGGCCGCACCCTTCCCGCCGAACCCTACTGGCGCTGA
- a CDS encoding helix-turn-helix transcriptional regulator codes for MSRAELNYADGLSFGIDISELARPEVLHKIVSFVGAERGWIGLLDGGDRAIERIVTSTMMPDRGNMSALKAISKIILSSCRERESDGWHLCTLRSINPSEAVYLAPNCAHAEDGRLYSFSEFVFDADRRVVCFFEFPLTLRSDISSIRQKLSHLGMELGNSINVLSKIAQQSTSITVEMFDYLGIAAAIAMGAGLEVARSNRAFRPYLPESGRLRSEPARLGQSVDGMRDGRIVAALTRLAASLREPAADAPSQHFIPIPAQGELSPLLMHVIRDDDHLISGPLAVPTFLVLVTRVVRPAVPKEDVLQKLFAMTGAEARVARSIAAGEKLEEIAVKTGVTVGTVRFHLKGVFAKTGLDRQADLVGLLSGLSVSRCPK; via the coding sequence ATGAGCAGGGCAGAGTTAAACTACGCAGACGGGCTTTCCTTCGGTATCGACATTTCGGAACTGGCTCGGCCCGAGGTGCTCCACAAGATCGTTTCATTCGTTGGTGCGGAACGGGGATGGATCGGTCTGCTGGATGGGGGGGATCGAGCGATCGAACGCATCGTCACGTCGACGATGATGCCCGATCGGGGCAACATGTCGGCGCTGAAGGCAATCTCCAAGATCATCCTGTCGAGTTGTCGGGAGCGAGAAAGCGACGGCTGGCATCTTTGTACTCTTCGTTCCATCAATCCGTCCGAAGCGGTCTACCTGGCGCCGAACTGCGCCCATGCTGAAGATGGACGATTGTATTCATTTTCCGAATTCGTGTTCGATGCGGACCGCCGCGTGGTGTGCTTCTTCGAGTTTCCTCTCACATTGCGCTCTGACATTTCATCGATCAGGCAAAAACTTTCCCACCTCGGGATGGAGCTGGGCAATTCAATAAATGTACTTTCAAAGATTGCCCAGCAAAGCACTTCTATCACGGTCGAGATGTTCGATTATCTCGGGATCGCGGCCGCGATCGCGATGGGGGCTGGTCTTGAGGTCGCCCGGAGCAATCGTGCATTCCGGCCCTACCTTCCCGAATCCGGACGTTTGAGGTCGGAGCCGGCGAGACTGGGCCAGTCGGTGGATGGCATGCGCGACGGACGGATCGTCGCTGCGCTGACACGACTGGCCGCAAGTCTCCGAGAGCCAGCCGCGGATGCCCCGTCTCAGCACTTCATTCCCATCCCGGCCCAGGGCGAACTCTCTCCCCTCCTGATGCACGTCATCAGGGACGACGACCACCTGATCTCAGGCCCCCTCGCGGTGCCGACTTTTCTCGTGCTCGTGACGCGCGTCGTCCGGCCGGCGGTGCCCAAGGAAGATGTGCTTCAGAAGCTCTTCGCGATGACGGGGGCCGAGGCGCGCGTCGCCCGCAGCATTGCAGCCGGCGAGAAGCTCGAAGAGATCGCCGTCAAGACCGGTGTCACCGTGGGTACCGTTCGGTTCCATCTCAAGGGCGTGTTCGCGAAGACCGGATTGGACCGGCAGGCCGATCTCGTCGGTTTGCTCAGTGGATTATCAGTGTCGCGCTGCCCGAAGTAG
- a CDS encoding MarR family winged helix-turn-helix transcriptional regulator: MADETLRQLRLAYTHTLLLSGRQWRRLANTATEAHGISEAKALPLVLIGRLGGEPRQNALAEAVGIEGPSLVRLLDQLEAAGLVRRREDPSDRRAKVLSLTAAGETVVARIEADLDRLRETTFAGISAADLEAGLRVFRAIQRHAGGVDPEAAPETGPREFRG; encoded by the coding sequence ATGGCCGACGAGACTTTGCGCCAGTTGCGGCTGGCCTACACCCACACCCTTCTGCTCTCCGGGCGCCAATGGCGGCGGCTCGCCAATACGGCGACGGAGGCGCATGGGATTTCCGAGGCGAAGGCGCTGCCGCTGGTCCTGATCGGGCGCCTGGGGGGTGAGCCGCGCCAGAACGCCCTGGCCGAGGCGGTGGGAATCGAGGGACCGTCGCTCGTCCGCCTCCTCGACCAGTTGGAGGCGGCCGGTCTCGTCCGGCGCCGGGAAGACCCGAGCGACCGGCGCGCGAAGGTTCTGAGCCTGACCGCCGCCGGTGAAACCGTCGTCGCCCGGATCGAGGCCGACCTCGACCGGCTGCGCGAGACCACCTTCGCGGGTATCAGCGCCGCCGACCTGGAGGCCGGCCTGCGGGTGTTCCGGGCGATCCAGCGTCACGCTGGCGGCGTGGACCCGGAAGCGGCTCCGGAAACGGGCCCACGGGAGTTCCGGGGATGA
- a CDS encoding ammonium transporter: MHGINAGDTAFILICTALVLMMTPALALFYGGLVKQRDVLSVMIQNFVCIGVVGVIWVFGGFSLAFGPDIGGTIGDFATYFGMYRVGIEPNPVYAPNIPFIMVFAYQMMFAIITPALMTGAFVGRFRFGAYLFFITAWTILVYLPAAHWIWGGGFLAKLGVADFAGGIVIHTSAGFSALATAKYLGKRKLAEGQSEAAPASLPLVALGAGLLWFGWFGFNAGGAYAADALAAYAFTNTMLAGSIAMLTWMFWEWRETRHPSFSGVLVGAVAGLATITPASGYVEPIAALAIGAIGATACYFAKYVQRWLRIDDTLEVWRAHGVGGLTGALLVGVLASPHINQVSASLEQFGVQLLAVTVVGAYAALVTFGILKGLDRFGTLRVPDAIQEEGLDTMLGERAFNLWNMDRTLPK; this comes from the coding sequence ATGCACGGCATCAATGCAGGCGACACGGCCTTCATCCTCATCTGTACCGCGCTGGTGCTGATGATGACGCCGGCCCTAGCGCTGTTCTACGGCGGCCTCGTCAAGCAGCGCGACGTGCTGTCGGTGATGATCCAGAACTTCGTCTGCATCGGCGTTGTCGGGGTGATCTGGGTGTTCGGCGGCTTCAGCCTCGCCTTCGGCCCCGATATCGGCGGCACGATCGGGGATTTCGCCACCTATTTCGGGATGTACAGGGTCGGCATCGAGCCCAACCCCGTCTACGCGCCGAACATCCCCTTCATCATGGTCTTCGCCTACCAGATGATGTTCGCCATCATCACGCCGGCCCTGATGACGGGCGCCTTCGTCGGGCGCTTTCGGTTCGGCGCCTACCTGTTCTTCATCACCGCCTGGACCATCCTCGTCTACCTGCCGGCCGCGCACTGGATCTGGGGCGGCGGCTTCCTGGCCAAGCTCGGCGTCGCCGACTTTGCCGGCGGCATCGTCATCCATACCTCCGCCGGGTTCTCGGCGCTGGCGACCGCCAAGTATCTCGGCAAGCGCAAGCTCGCGGAGGGCCAGTCCGAAGCGGCGCCGGCCAGTCTGCCGCTGGTCGCCCTCGGCGCGGGCCTGCTGTGGTTCGGCTGGTTCGGCTTCAATGCCGGCGGCGCCTACGCGGCGGACGCGCTGGCGGCCTACGCCTTCACCAACACCATGCTCGCCGGCTCCATCGCCATGCTGACCTGGATGTTCTGGGAATGGCGCGAGACCCGGCACCCCTCCTTCTCGGGCGTCCTCGTCGGCGCCGTGGCGGGTCTCGCGACGATCACCCCGGCCTCGGGCTATGTCGAGCCCATCGCCGCCCTGGCGATCGGTGCCATCGGCGCCACGGCCTGCTACTTCGCCAAATACGTGCAGCGCTGGTTAAGGATCGACGACACGCTGGAAGTCTGGCGCGCCCACGGCGTCGGCGGCCTCACCGGCGCGCTGCTCGTCGGCGTCCTCGCCAGCCCCCACATCAATCAGGTCTCGGCGAGCCTGGAGCAGTTCGGCGTCCAGCTCCTCGCCGTCACTGTGGTCGGCGCCTATGCCGCCCTCGTCACCTTCGGCATCCTGAAGGGCCTCGACCGGTTCGGGACGCTGCGGGTGCCCGACGCGATCCAGGAAGAGGGCCTCGACACGATGCTCGGCGAGCGCGCCTTCAACCTGTGGAACATGGACCGCACCTTGCCGAAGTAG
- a CDS encoding FUSC family protein, translating to MTLPGWRDWVFSLKTFGAGMLALYLAFWIDLPKPYWALGTVYITSQVLAGATRSKALYRVLGTLLGAVVSVVLVPNLANAPELLTVAIALWVAVCLYVSLLDRTPRSYLMMLGGYTAALIGFPSVAEPGTMFDTAVARAEEITLGILCASLVNTVVLPQSVAPAIAARLDLWLRGARGWVIEILDRSRTGEDNQARRLRLAAEAVAFDALATPLRYDMTGAERSAEAMATLRQHMLMFLPIASAIADRIEALERADALPPSVRGLLDAVAAWLASGTTDPAQAERLKVQASALEPDLAGRASWNDLVRASLLARLGDFIDLRQDARLLQRHLAEGTPVSESLAFRYTASARTIRHRDHGMAFLSGIGVFLSIVLTCAIWIATGWPDGAGAPMMAAVGCSFFAAQDDPAPFIVSFANSAILGALGAGAYLFAILPLATTFEMLALALAPGLLLCGVFMAQPKTAPLAMGAAVNGSAMIALQGSYTGEFAAFTNSAIAVIVGMWSAAVVTRLVRSVGAGWSARRLRAINRRSLAEAAERRGAQNGLELAALMLDRVGLIAPRLAALPPDDAEWTADLLAEVRVGINVVELRRDRRRLSTPARGAVEALLAALAHHFRSAAAEPPPRLLDTLDGALDAVSADARQAAGRAALMGLVGLRRGLFPDAPPHNASPPILEPGLAA from the coding sequence ATGACCCTTCCGGGCTGGCGCGACTGGGTCTTCTCGCTCAAGACCTTCGGGGCCGGCATGCTGGCCCTGTACCTCGCGTTCTGGATCGACCTGCCCAAGCCCTATTGGGCGCTCGGCACAGTTTACATCACGAGTCAGGTGCTGGCCGGCGCCACCCGCTCCAAGGCGCTCTACCGGGTGCTCGGCACGCTGCTCGGCGCCGTCGTCTCGGTCGTCCTCGTCCCGAATCTCGCCAACGCGCCGGAACTGCTGACGGTCGCGATCGCGCTCTGGGTCGCCGTCTGCCTCTACGTCTCGCTGCTCGACCGCACGCCGCGCAGCTACCTGATGATGCTCGGCGGCTACACGGCGGCCCTGATCGGCTTTCCCAGCGTGGCCGAGCCCGGCACGATGTTCGACACCGCGGTGGCCCGCGCCGAGGAGATCACCCTCGGGATCCTCTGCGCCAGCCTCGTCAACACCGTCGTGCTGCCGCAATCGGTGGCGCCCGCGATCGCGGCCCGGCTTGACCTGTGGCTGCGCGGCGCGCGCGGCTGGGTGATCGAGATTCTCGATCGGAGCCGCACGGGGGAGGACAATCAGGCCAGGCGCCTGCGGCTCGCCGCCGAGGCGGTCGCGTTCGACGCCCTGGCGACGCCGCTGCGCTACGACATGACCGGCGCCGAGCGCTCGGCCGAGGCCATGGCGACGCTCCGCCAACACATGCTGATGTTCCTGCCCATCGCCTCCGCGATCGCCGATCGCATCGAGGCCCTGGAGCGGGCGGACGCCCTGCCTCCGAGCGTGCGTGGCCTCCTCGACGCCGTGGCGGCCTGGCTCGCCTCGGGCACGACCGATCCGGCGCAGGCCGAGCGCCTCAAGGTGCAGGCGAGCGCGCTCGAGCCGGACCTCGCCGGGCGCGCCTCCTGGAACGACCTCGTGCGCGCGAGCCTTCTGGCGCGCCTGGGCGACTTCATCGACCTGCGCCAGGACGCCCGCCTCCTGCAGCGCCACCTTGCCGAGGGGACGCCGGTGTCGGAATCCCTCGCCTTCCGCTACACCGCCTCCGCACGCACGATCCGGCACCGGGATCACGGCATGGCGTTCCTCTCGGGCATCGGCGTGTTCCTTTCCATCGTGCTCACCTGCGCGATCTGGATCGCCACCGGCTGGCCCGACGGGGCCGGCGCCCCGATGATGGCGGCGGTCGGGTGCAGCTTCTTCGCGGCCCAGGACGACCCGGCACCATTCATCGTCAGCTTCGCCAATTCCGCGATTCTCGGCGCGCTCGGCGCGGGCGCCTACCTGTTCGCCATCCTGCCGCTCGCGACCACCTTCGAGATGCTGGCGCTGGCGCTCGCGCCCGGACTCCTGCTCTGCGGGGTCTTCATGGCGCAGCCGAAGACAGCCCCCCTGGCGATGGGTGCCGCCGTCAACGGCTCGGCCATGATCGCCCTCCAGGGCAGCTACACCGGGGAGTTTGCGGCCTTCACCAATTCCGCGATCGCCGTCATCGTCGGGATGTGGTCGGCGGCCGTCGTCACGCGCCTCGTCCGCTCGGTCGGTGCTGGCTGGTCGGCCCGGCGTCTGCGGGCGATCAACCGGCGCAGCCTCGCCGAAGCCGCGGAGCGGCGCGGCGCGCAGAACGGCCTCGAACTGGCGGCGCTGATGCTCGACCGCGTCGGGCTGATCGCGCCGCGCCTCGCCGCCCTGCCGCCGGACGACGCCGAATGGACCGCGGACCTCCTGGCCGAGGTGCGCGTCGGCATCAACGTGGTCGAACTGCGCCGCGACCGGCGCCGGCTCTCGACCCCGGCGCGCGGCGCCGTCGAGGCGCTTCTCGCCGCGCTGGCGCACCACTTCAGGAGCGCAGCGGCCGAACCGCCGCCCCGCCTCCTCGACACCCTCGACGGGGCGCTCGATGCGGTCTCGGCCGATGCCCGGCAGGCGGCCGGGCGCGCGGCGCTGATGGGCCTCGTCGGCCTGCGCCGCGGCCTGTTCCCGGATGCACCGCCCCACAATGCCTCCCCCCCCATCCTCGAACCGGGTCTCGCGGCATGA
- a CDS encoding DUF1656 domain-containing protein, translating into MTGEFDLYGVFVPSLAAWMLVAFAISVPLRRILAGLGLYRLVWHRPLFDLALYVILLGAVVAVAVPLTS; encoded by the coding sequence ATGACGGGCGAGTTCGACCTCTACGGCGTGTTCGTGCCGAGCCTCGCGGCCTGGATGCTCGTCGCCTTCGCCATCAGCGTTCCGCTTCGGCGGATCCTGGCGGGACTCGGCCTCTACCGCCTCGTCTGGCACCGACCGCTCTTCGATCTCGCCCTCTACGTGATCCTGCTCGGCGCGGTCGTCGCGGTGGCGGTGCCGCTCACCTCCTGA
- the yut gene encoding urea transporter, translated as MPRANPNLLVQSLRGASQVFFMENAATGLLFFVAMAYASALTGNWATTIGAALGVLVATLTARLLDCDAPSVSSGLYGFNGILVGAALPTFIASSPQLWAAIVIGAAASTVLTAAFSATLTDKWGIPGSTGPFVLTGWLMVAAAYSFGRLQVTGDAPRLAADLVRGAAGIPGPADLVAIFFRNIAQVYLLGSAVSGAIILVGILIASVPAGIAAVAGSLVSLVVALAMGADPSAVSQGLYGFSPVLTAMAVGVIFLQPSPRVAVYAGLATVTTVFVQGALDALVAPAGIPSFTAPYVLTMYLFIAPKRLMAPHPHAPVADHMLDEGTPARPVSPAR; from the coding sequence ATGCCGCGCGCGAACCCCAACCTTCTCGTCCAGTCGCTGCGCGGAGCGAGCCAGGTCTTCTTCATGGAGAACGCGGCGACCGGCCTGCTGTTCTTCGTCGCGATGGCCTATGCCTCCGCGCTCACCGGCAACTGGGCGACCACGATCGGGGCGGCGCTCGGGGTTCTCGTCGCGACGTTGACCGCGCGGCTGCTGGATTGCGACGCACCCTCCGTCTCCTCCGGCCTCTACGGCTTCAACGGCATCCTCGTCGGCGCCGCGCTGCCCACCTTCATCGCGTCGTCGCCCCAGCTCTGGGCCGCGATCGTGATCGGCGCAGCGGCGAGCACGGTGCTGACCGCCGCCTTCAGCGCGACGCTCACCGACAAGTGGGGCATTCCGGGCTCGACCGGCCCCTTCGTGCTGACCGGCTGGCTGATGGTGGCCGCCGCCTATTCCTTCGGCCGCCTGCAGGTGACGGGCGATGCACCCCGGCTCGCCGCCGACCTCGTGCGGGGCGCCGCCGGCATTCCGGGGCCGGCGGATCTCGTCGCGATCTTCTTTCGCAACATCGCGCAGGTCTATTTGCTCGGCAGCGCGGTGAGCGGTGCCATCATCCTGGTCGGCATCCTGATCGCTTCCGTGCCGGCCGGGATCGCCGCCGTCGCCGGATCGCTGGTCAGCCTCGTCGTCGCGCTCGCGATGGGCGCCGATCCATCCGCGGTGAGCCAAGGCCTCTACGGCTTCAGCCCGGTCCTGACGGCGATGGCCGTCGGCGTGATCTTCCTGCAGCCCTCACCGCGGGTCGCGGTCTATGCGGGACTGGCCACGGTGACCACCGTCTTCGTCCAGGGCGCCCTCGACGCCCTCGTCGCGCCGGCCGGCATCCCGTCCTTCACCGCCCCCTACGTTCTGACGATGTACCTGTTCATCGCGCCTAAGCGCCTGATGGCGCCCCACCCGCACGCGCCGGTCGCCGATCACATGCTCGACGAGGGGACCCCGGCCCGTCCGGTGAGCCCCGCGCGGTGA
- a CDS encoding amidohydrolase: protein MVVRDFRGAPARAALLALTILSGAAPAWAEAGHLPGPTDAQLATLRSVYEDLHANPELSMQERRTAGIAARWLKDLGFEVTEGVGGTGVVGLLRNGDGPTVLLRADMDALPMKENTGLPYASTRTGTDPASGRTSPIAHSCGHDLHVTWLMGATQILAAHRDGWRGTVMAVFQPGEEIGEGAKAMVEDGLVKRFPKPDVVLGQHVLPFPAGQVRLKSGPVLSRSDSLKVTLYGRGGHGSGPESTVDPVVMAAATVMRLQTIVSREVAMTEGAVVTVGSMQAGTSANIIPDQAELQLNIRTFDDRVRDQVLASVKRVVEGEATISRAPKPPLITMLGQFPLTVNDDEATEQVSKALKRRLGPERVLPAGSAAASEDFTVLARAWDAPSVFWFVGGTDPALYAEAERAGTLNALPSNHSPEYAPVLDPTLRTGVETMLAAAGHWLAPGASGSGPR from the coding sequence ATGGTTGTTCGGGATTTTCGCGGCGCGCCGGCACGGGCCGCGCTCCTCGCACTGACGATCCTCTCCGGCGCGGCACCCGCCTGGGCCGAGGCGGGGCATCTGCCCGGCCCGACGGACGCGCAGCTCGCCACCTTGAGGAGCGTCTACGAGGACCTCCACGCCAATCCCGAACTCTCCATGCAGGAGCGGCGCACCGCCGGCATCGCCGCCCGCTGGCTGAAGGATCTCGGTTTCGAGGTCACCGAGGGCGTGGGCGGCACCGGCGTCGTCGGGCTCCTGCGCAACGGCGACGGGCCGACCGTGCTGTTGCGCGCGGACATGGACGCGCTGCCGATGAAGGAGAATACCGGCCTGCCCTATGCCAGCACCCGGACCGGGACCGACCCGGCCTCCGGCCGAACTTCCCCCATCGCCCATTCCTGCGGCCACGACCTGCACGTGACCTGGCTGATGGGCGCGACCCAGATCCTGGCGGCCCATCGCGACGGCTGGCGCGGGACGGTGATGGCGGTGTTCCAGCCCGGCGAGGAGATCGGCGAGGGCGCCAAGGCCATGGTCGAGGACGGCCTGGTGAAGCGCTTCCCGAAGCCGGACGTGGTGCTGGGCCAGCACGTGCTGCCGTTTCCCGCCGGGCAGGTTCGCCTCAAGAGCGGCCCCGTCCTCTCCCGGAGCGACAGCCTCAAGGTGACGCTGTACGGGCGCGGCGGACACGGGTCCGGTCCGGAATCGACCGTCGACCCCGTCGTCATGGCCGCCGCGACGGTGATGCGGCTCCAGACCATCGTCTCGCGCGAGGTCGCCATGACCGAGGGGGCCGTCGTCACGGTCGGCTCGATGCAGGCGGGGACGAGCGCCAACATCATTCCGGATCAGGCCGAACTCCAGCTCAACATCCGCACCTTCGACGATCGCGTGCGCGATCAGGTGCTCGCGTCGGTGAAGCGGGTCGTCGAAGGCGAGGCGACGATCTCCCGAGCCCCGAAGCCGCCCCTCATCACCATGCTCGGGCAGTTCCCCCTGACGGTGAACGACGACGAGGCCACGGAGCAGGTGAGCAAAGCCCTGAAGCGGCGCCTCGGGCCGGAGCGGGTGCTTCCCGCCGGCAGCGCGGCGGCGAGCGAGGATTTCACCGTGCTCGCCCGCGCCTGGGACGCGCCCTCGGTGTTCTGGTTCGTCGGCGGCACCGACCCGGCGCTCTACGCCGAGGCGGAGCGGGCCGGAACCCTCAACGCGCTCCCGTCGAACCATTCGCCGGAATACGCTCCGGTCCTCGATCCGACTCTGCGCACCGGCGTGGAGACGATGCTGGCCGCCGCAGGCCACTGGCTCGCTCCCGGCGCCTCGGGCTCGGGCCCGCGGTAG